The Thiorhodovibrio litoralis genome includes a window with the following:
- a CDS encoding efflux RND transporter periplasmic adaptor subunit has protein sequence MLRRILIVFIVVAVIVGGLGFLKYRQIQGEIAMFSKPQPPATVEAARVETASWQPELRAVGSLQAVQGVMVANQVPGQVEQILFESGDMVEQGQALVQLDTEVDEADLAGLEAARDLAKTQLERNRRLLKDRAVSQGDFDEASASLQQTEAEVASKRAVIEKKTIRAPFAGQLGIRQVNLGQYLAAGSSIAALEALDPVYVDYALPERELAKIATGQPVEIQVAAYPQQRFSGTIQAISPAVDQATRNVRVRGLLKNSEHLLRPGMFAKVTTLLPQQDKVLTLPRSAITFNTYGDSVFLITDGEGEQAGQKVVQRRQVQTGAVRSERVSVVSGLKDGDVVVAAGQVKLRNGVAVSIAAGGDNSEQEPAEPNTDEAAAQTSKQASDKNAEQPAPAANNGAKD, from the coding sequence ATGCTGCGTCGCATTCTGATTGTTTTCATCGTGGTCGCTGTCATCGTCGGCGGCTTGGGCTTTTTGAAATATCGCCAGATTCAGGGCGAGATTGCCATGTTCTCCAAGCCGCAGCCGCCGGCGACGGTCGAGGCCGCGCGGGTTGAGACAGCGTCCTGGCAGCCGGAGCTGCGCGCGGTCGGCTCGTTGCAGGCTGTGCAGGGTGTGATGGTGGCCAACCAGGTGCCCGGGCAAGTGGAACAGATTCTGTTTGAATCCGGCGACATGGTCGAACAAGGCCAGGCGTTGGTGCAGCTCGACACCGAGGTGGACGAGGCCGATCTGGCCGGTTTGGAAGCCGCACGCGACCTGGCCAAGACGCAGCTTGAGCGCAACCGCCGTCTGCTGAAGGATCGCGCCGTGTCTCAGGGCGATTTCGACGAGGCCAGCGCCAGCTTGCAGCAGACCGAGGCTGAGGTCGCATCAAAGCGCGCGGTCATCGAGAAAAAAACCATCCGCGCGCCCTTTGCCGGGCAGCTCGGCATTCGCCAGGTCAATCTTGGGCAATATCTGGCCGCCGGATCGAGCATCGCAGCCTTGGAAGCGCTTGATCCGGTCTATGTCGACTATGCTCTGCCGGAGCGCGAACTGGCCAAAATCGCGACGGGTCAGCCGGTGGAAATCCAGGTTGCCGCTTATCCGCAGCAGCGCTTCAGCGGCACCATTCAGGCCATCAGCCCCGCGGTCGATCAGGCCACGCGCAACGTGCGGGTGCGCGGGTTGCTGAAAAATTCCGAGCATCTGCTGCGACCCGGCATGTTCGCCAAGGTCACCACCCTGCTGCCGCAGCAGGATAAGGTGCTGACACTGCCGCGCTCGGCCATTACCTTTAATACCTATGGCGATTCGGTTTTTCTGATCACCGATGGCGAGGGCGAGCAGGCGGGGCAGAAAGTCGTGCAACGGCGCCAGGTGCAAACCGGCGCGGTGCGCAGCGAGCGGGTGTCGGTGGTGTCCGGCCTCAAGGATGGCGATGTGGTCGTCGCCGCCGGTCAGGTCAAACTGCGCAATGGCGTCGCTGTCAGCATTGCCGCAGGCGGTGACAACAGCGAACAAGAGCCAGCTGAACCAAACACCGATGAGGCAGCGGCTCAGACCAGTAAGCAGGCGAGCGACAAGAATGCCGAGCAGCCCGCACCGGCAGCCAACAACG